GGACCACCACACGGGCGAATGGCAGTCCGGCACGTTCCAGACCGCCGCCAAGAGGCTCGACGCCGTCGCCGAAATGGGCTTCGACGTCATCTACATGCCGCCCATCCACCCGATCGGCATCCAGCACCGCAAGGGACCGAACAACACGCTGATTGCCGGAGCGCACGATCCCGGTTCGCCGTGGGCCATCGGCGCCAAGGAAGGCGGACACGACGCCATCCACCCTGACCTTGGCACCTTCGAGGACTTCGACGCGTTCGTGGCCCGTGCCCGGGAACTCGGCCTTGAGGTGGCCCTGGACCTGGCGTTGCAGGCGGCACCGGACCATCCCTGGGTCGAATCCCATCCGGAATGGTTCACCACACGCGTGGACGGCAGCATTGCATACGCCGAAAACCCGCCGAAGAAGTACCAGGACATCTTCCCGCTGAACTTCGACAACGATCCGGAGGGACTGTCCAAGGAGATCTTCCGGATCGTGCTGCTCTGGGTGAGCCACGGGGTCAAGATCTTCCGCGTAGACAACCCGCACACCAAGCCCGTCTGGTTCTGGGAATGGCTGATCGCCAAGGTCAACAAGAAGCACCCCGAGGTTGTCTTCCTGGCGGAGGCGTTCACGCGCCCGGCAATGATGCACGCGCTGGGCCGGGCCGGTTTCCAGCAGTCCTACACATACTTCACCTGGCGGAACACCAAGACCGAACTCGAGGAATACTTCACTGAGGTCAGCCACAAGTCGCCGGCGTATTTCCGGCCGAACTTCTTTGTGAACACCCCGGATATCCTCACGGAGTACCTGCAGTTCGGCGGACCGGCCGCATTCAAGATCCGGGCCGCCCTCGCAGCGACTGCCAGTCCGTTGTGGGGTGTCTACGCGGGTTACGAACTCTATGAGCACGTAGCCCGGCCGGGCGCCGAAGAGTACATCGACAACGAGAAGTTCGAATACAAGGCCCGGGACTGGGACGCAGCGGCGGAGTCAGGGCGGACACTAGCCCCTTACCTGACCAAGCTGAACGAAATCCGTCATGCGCACCCCGCGCTCGGGGACCTGCAGAACCTGACCCTGCACCACAGCACGGACGACGCCACCATCGTCTTCTCGAAGCACAAGA
This genomic window from Arthrobacter sp. 24S4-2 contains:
- a CDS encoding alpha-1,4-glucan--maltose-1-phosphate maltosyltransferase — encoded protein: MTTNTRTSAGSSKKPKALITEGLRFGRFPITAVQPVVDGGKFPAKALSGEGLVVGATAFREGHDRLGVSAVLFDPKGKERQRVRLAPPRGDRGKGTDRWEGIITPTGTGNWSFAIEAWHDRYGTWHHNAEVKIEAGIDVELMLAEGAALLSQAAEDPARPSSDRRTLRTAVVVLSDTSRTAEERLAAGFGPDVTDVVGRQPIRELVAVSESFPLLVERDLAGRGAWYEFFPRSEGAVRDHHTGEWQSGTFQTAAKRLDAVAEMGFDVIYMPPIHPIGIQHRKGPNNTLIAGAHDPGSPWAIGAKEGGHDAIHPDLGTFEDFDAFVARARELGLEVALDLALQAAPDHPWVESHPEWFTTRVDGSIAYAENPPKKYQDIFPLNFDNDPEGLSKEIFRIVLLWVSHGVKIFRVDNPHTKPVWFWEWLIAKVNKKHPEVVFLAEAFTRPAMMHALGRAGFQQSYTYFTWRNTKTELEEYFTEVSHKSPAYFRPNFFVNTPDILTEYLQFGGPAAFKIRAALAATASPLWGVYAGYELYEHVARPGAEEYIDNEKFEYKARDWDAAAESGRTLAPYLTKLNEIRHAHPALGDLQNLTLHHSTDDATIVFSKHKTLPDGTKDTLIIVVNVDPHGTRESTVSLDLAALELDPEDLTHSGGFGVDDLLTGESWEWGEYNYVRLDAHVEPAHILNIRRSHS